From the genome of Haloterrigena sp. KLK7, one region includes:
- a CDS encoding helix-turn-helix domain-containing protein: MVTRPRIGDDAPEDPEDLLPERSVLSLEEYLDMQAAISNRTRFEIVYRLSHADELTPTELDAVMDVDDSTLHYHLNELRDVGLVEKRVRTERDRDGLYTYYRSTILGDVILEHGVEELIRRERDFREAYDSSRTGN; this comes from the coding sequence ATGGTGACTCGCCCAAGGATCGGCGACGACGCACCGGAGGATCCGGAAGATCTCCTCCCGGAGCGGAGCGTACTCTCTCTCGAGGAGTATCTCGACATGCAGGCCGCGATCTCGAACCGGACGCGGTTCGAGATCGTCTATCGGCTCTCTCACGCGGACGAATTGACGCCGACAGAACTCGATGCGGTCATGGACGTCGACGACAGCACGCTTCACTACCATCTCAACGAACTCCGCGACGTGGGGCTCGTCGAGAAGCGCGTTCGGACGGAGCGAGACCGCGACGGACTGTACACGTACTACAGATCGACGATTCTGGGCGACGTCATCCTCGAGCACGGCGTCGAGGAGCTCATCCGACGCGAACGGGACTTCCGCGAGGCGTACGACAGCAGTCGGACCGGGAACTGA